The nucleotide window GCCACCCAGGCCAGCGTCGGGGTCCACACCGCGGCGCAGGACTCGGCGCCCATGCTGCTGCTGGTCGGGCAGGTGGGGCGGGCCGTCCGCGGCCGCGAGGCGTTCCAGGAGCTGGACGTGCCGGCCGTGTTCGGGCCGATGGCCAAGTGGGCGGCCGAGGCGGACGATCCGGCTCGGCTGCCGGAGCTGCTGGCCAGGGCGGTCCAGGTGGCGGTGTCGGGGCGGCCGGGACCGGTGGTGCTGGCCCTGCCCGAGGACGTGCTGGCCGCGACCGCCCGGGTGGCCGACGCCCGTCCCGTGCGGCCGGTCGTCCCGGCGGCCGCTCCGGCCGACCTGGCCCGCCTGCGCGAGCTGCTCGGCGGGGCCCGGCGGCCGCTGGTGATCGCCGGCGGCCCCGGATGGACCGAGGCGGCCGCGGCCGGCCTGCGGGCCGTGGCCGAGGCCAGCCAGCTGCCGGTGGCGGTCTCGTTCCGCTCCCAGGACGTGCTCGACAACCGCTCCCCCAGCTACGTCGGTGACCTCGGGGTGAGCCCCAACCCGGCCCTGGCCGAGCGGGTCCGGGCGGCCGACCTGGTGGTGGCCGTCGGGCCCCGCCTCGGGGAGATCACCACCGGCGCCTACCGGCTGCTGGAGGCGCCGGTCCCCCGCCAACGGCTCGTCCACGTCCACCCCGGCCTGGCCGAGCTGGGCCGGGTCTACCAGCCCGACCTGGCCGTCAACGCCGCCGTGGGCCCGTTCGTGGCCGCCTGGCGCTCGGTCCCGCCGGTGCGGGGCGAGGCCTGGGCGGTCTGGACGGAGGCGGCCCGGGCCAACTACCTGGCCTGGGTGCGGCCGTGGCCGGCCCCGGGCGGCGCCCTCGGCAAGGCCCCGGGCAGCATTTCCGGCAAGGCCCCGGGCAGCGCTCCCGGCAAGGCCCCCGACAGCGCCTCCGGCACGGTACCCACCAGCGACCCCGCCAAGACCCCCGGGACGGTCGACCTCGGGCAGGTGATGGCGGCCCTGCGCGAGCGGCTGCCCGACGACGCGGTGATCACCAGCGGGGCCGGGAACTTCACCGGCTGGGTCCACCGCTTCTTCCAGTTCCGGCGGCTCGGGACGCAGGTGGCGCCCAAGAGCGGCGCCATGGGCTTCGGCCTCCCGGCCGCGCTGGCCGCCAAGGTCGTCCACCCGGGCCGCCCAGTGGTGGCGGTGACCGGCGACGGCGACTTCCTGATGACCGGCCAGGAGCTGGCCACGGCCGTCCAGCACCGCCTGGACGTGGTCGTGCTGGTGGCCAACAACGGCATGTACGGCACCATCCGCATGCACCAGGAGCGGACCTACCCGGGCCGGGTGATCGCGACCGACCTGCGGAACCCCGGCTTCGCCGCCCTGGCCGAGGCCTACGGCGCCCATGGCGAGACGGTCACCGACGCCGAGGAGTTCCCGGCCGCCCTGGAGCGGGCCCTGGCCGCCGGGCGCCCGGCCGTGCTCGACCTCCACGTTGATCCCGAGGCGATCGCCCCCGGCCTGTCGCTGGCCGCCCTGCGGCGCCACTGAGCTTGTCCTCTTGCCGGTTGCGGGCGGCTGCTGCCAGGATCGGCGGATGGGACGCCTCGACGACCTCGACCTGAGCCTCAGGCTGAGCCGCCAGGAGGAGGCGGAGCGGCTGGAGACGGCCTCCAACCGGCTGCTGGAGCTGCGGCTCACCCTGGGCGGGCTGCTGGGGGACGGGCGGCTGGGGCCGCCGGTGTGCGTGCTGTTCGAGGGTTGGGACGCCTCCGGCAAGGGCGGCGCCATCCGCCGTCTGGTCCATCCGATGGACCCCCGGCACGTGCGGGTGGCCACCTTCGCCGCCCCGACCTACGACGAGAAGCGGCACCACTTCCTGCTCCGGTTCTGGTCGAGCCTGCCCGGGTGGGGCGGCATGGCCGTGCTCGACCGCTCCTGGTACGGGCGGGTCCTGGTCGAGCGGGTGGAGGGGTTCGCCACGGTCGACCAGTGGAGCCGGGGCTACGACGAGATCGTCGACTTCGAGCGCTCGCTGGCGCTCGAGGGCATGATCCTGCTCAAGTTCTGGATGCACATCTCCGAGGAGGAGCAGCTGCGCCGGTTCAAGCGGCGCGAGACCGAGCCCCTGAAGACCTGGAAGCTGACCGACGAGGACTGGCGCAACCGCGAGAAGCGCGCCGCCTACGAGCAGGCCATCGAGGACATGCTGGAGCGGACCGATCATCCGCTGGCCCCCTGGTTCCTGATCCCGGCCGAGTCCAAGCGCTACGCCAGGGTCAACGTCGTGGAGACGGCCATCGCCGAGATCGAGCGGGGCATGCGCGAGCGCGGCTTCGAGCCACCGACCCCCCGCCCGCGGCCCCTCGGCAAGACCAGGACCAAGGGAAAGAGCGGCAAGGCCCAGACCTAGCGCGCTTGCGCCGGTCCGACCAGGACGGCGGCGACCGGCTCGGCCTGCTGATCGTGGCCGCCCGGCCCACGGCCAACGGTTCGCGGTCCGGCTCGGCCCCTCCCCAGGGCGGCGTCACCGCCACCGCGCGCCTTCCCGCGACGGTCCTCTCGGCCCGCGCCCCGGACCCCGTCCGGCCGGGCTGACACCGCCGGCGCCTTGACCGGCGTCGTGCCGCCGCTCGGCCGCGGGAAGGAGTGATACGTAGTTCGGATAACCCATTAGGGACTACGCCGCTGCGCACCCCTTGAGCTACGACACATCGGTCTGACCAGCCGAGAGTCCGCAGATTCCCGCATTGTGGCGGGCTTGACAGAAACGGTAGCGTCAAGCGCCTTCCTCTCCCGCCGTACGCAAGGTTGGTCGCAGATGTTCCGTAACCTACCGATCCGAACCAAGCTCATCATCTGCGTGCTCGGCCCCCTGCTGATGCTGGCCGTCCTCGCCCTCGTGGGCATCCGCCAGAACCAGGCTGAGAGCGACCGGGCCGCCCGCAGCACCGCCTTCGCCCGCCTGGCCGCCGGCCTGGCGCCCCTGGTCCACCAGCTCCAGGGCGAGCGCAGTCTCTCGGTCAGCTACATCGACAGCGACCGCCGGCA belongs to Actinomycetota bacterium and includes:
- a CDS encoding UDP-galactose-lipid carrier transferase, yielding MGRLDDLDLSLRLSRQEEAERLETASNRLLELRLTLGGLLGDGRLGPPVCVLFEGWDASGKGGAIRRLVHPMDPRHVRVATFAAPTYDEKRHHFLLRFWSSLPGWGGMAVLDRSWYGRVLVERVEGFATVDQWSRGYDEIVDFERSLALEGMILLKFWMHISEEEQLRRFKRRETEPLKTWKLTDEDWRNREKRAAYEQAIEDMLERTDHPLAPWFLIPAESKRYARVNVVETAIAEIERGMRERGFEPPTPRPRPLGKTRTKGKSGKAQT
- a CDS encoding thiamine pyrophosphate-binding protein: MRNRTGGQIVTDALEANGIEAVFCVPGESFLAVLDALYGGPTRLITCRHEAAAANMAVAYGKLTGRPGVCLVTRGPGATQASVGVHTAAQDSAPMLLLVGQVGRAVRGREAFQELDVPAVFGPMAKWAAEADDPARLPELLARAVQVAVSGRPGPVVLALPEDVLAATARVADARPVRPVVPAAAPADLARLRELLGGARRPLVIAGGPGWTEAAAAGLRAVAEASQLPVAVSFRSQDVLDNRSPSYVGDLGVSPNPALAERVRAADLVVAVGPRLGEITTGAYRLLEAPVPRQRLVHVHPGLAELGRVYQPDLAVNAAVGPFVAAWRSVPPVRGEAWAVWTEAARANYLAWVRPWPAPGGALGKAPGSISGKAPGSAPGKAPDSASGTVPTSDPAKTPGTVDLGQVMAALRERLPDDAVITSGAGNFTGWVHRFFQFRRLGTQVAPKSGAMGFGLPAALAAKVVHPGRPVVAVTGDGDFLMTGQELATAVQHRLDVVVLVANNGMYGTIRMHQERTYPGRVIATDLRNPGFAALAEAYGAHGETVTDAEEFPAALERALAAGRPAVLDLHVDPEAIAPGLSLAALRRH